A window of Chryseobacterium shandongense genomic DNA:
GTAAGTATTATCGGGATATGAATGGAGATAATATACTGAACCGCTTTTTTTATATTAGCATATATTCTGCGTCCCGCTGCAATACCAACCACAAGTTTTTCCAGATCGTCATTTATAATGATCAATGCAGCAGCTGCCTTGGCAATTTCAGTTCCCTTATTTCCCATTGCTACTCCTATATGCGCTGCTTTTAAAGCAGGTCCGTCATTTACTCCGTCTCCCAGCATTGCTACAACTTCGCCTCTTTTTTTTAAAGCCATAATAACTTTTAATTTTGCCTCAGGGAACATCCGGGTAAACAAAGTAGTTTCCTCAGATATTTTCATTAATCTTTCTTCTGAAGCGGACGAAATGTCACTTCCATTTATAACTGATGTGGTGTTTTCAATTCCTGCCTGAAGCGCAACAGCTTGTGTTGTATCGGCATTATCACCGGTAATAACTTTTACTTTGATGCCTGCTTCATAAATACGTTTCAATACATTTTTTATTTCTTTTTTGGGCGGATCATAGAATATGGTTAATCCCAGAAAATCAAACCTTAAATCCTGCTGCTTTTCGGGAAACTCATTGCCATCAAAGCGGGCCCTCGCTACTCCCAAAACCCGGTATCCCTGTTGTCCGAATTTTTTCACCACTGAAAGCATTTTATATTTATCTTCCTCTGTAAGCGTTGAAACATTGATAGTTGCTTCCGGCGCACCTTTAGCTGCAATAATTCTTTTTTTTTGATCATTTTCGAAAATGTGGGTCATCGTCGGAGGTTTACCTTCTAAAGGGTACTCATGTACTAAATGGTAAGCTTTTCTTTCATCTGTGATTTGGGTTTGTTCGTAAATATGATGCAAAGTGATTTCCATAGGATCAAACGGAACAGGTTCGCTGCTCCACATTGCATAATCAATAAGCTGATTCAGTTTTTGTGATTTGAATTCGTCTTCTTCATAAACAGCATCTGACTTATAATCGTACAAATATTTGAGATGCATGGTATTTTCAGTAATGGTCCCTGTTTTATCTGTACAGATAACCGTTACGCTCCCCAATGTCTCTACAATACTACTCCTTTTTATAATGATGCCGTTACGCATCAGTTTCCATGCTCCTAATGCCATGAAAGTTGTAAATGCTACAGGAATTTCTTCAGGAAGAACAGACATGGCTAATGTAAGTCCGTTAAGAAGACTGCTGAGAAAATCACCCGTTTTGATGAATGTGAAAACACAAACGCATAAAAAAATAATAACTCCTATAACGGCCATTCCTTTTACAAATTTCCTTATCTGAATCTGTAATGGCGATTCTTCATCACTGATATTCATAATAGAAAGTCCTATCTTTCCTACCTTTGTTTCTTTACCAATACGTTCTGCTCTGTAAACAGCCAGACCGGAAACCGTTACCGTTCCACTATAGATTTCATTATCTTCTGAACTGCTGTCTTTGAATACAGAATAACTTTCCCCGGTAAGAGATGATTCATTGACGGAAAAATCATTGCTATGCAAAATTTTTCCATCTGCATTAATAAGATTTCCTTCTTCAGTAATACATAAATCTCCCACAACGATTTCAGAAGTAGGAATTTCTACGATTTTTGAATTTCTGATCACCTTGCTTAATGGTTCATTTAGCTTCTCCAGTTCTTTCAGCGCTTTTTTGCTGCGGTTGTCCTGATAAAAAGAAATTGCCGTAACAGCTAATATGGCAGCGAT
This region includes:
- a CDS encoding cation-translocating P-type ATPase, which produces MTYNIPESLKGLTETEVEVSRKKYGYNTLGEIRKETWVNLLLSILKEPMLILLICVSFIYMLIGDYNEALFMIAAILAVTAISFYQDNRSKKALKELEKLNEPLSKVIRNSKIVEIPTSEIVVGDLCITEEGNLINADGKILHSNDFSVNESSLTGESYSVFKDSSSEDNEIYSGTVTVSGLAVYRAERIGKETKVGKIGLSIMNISDEESPLQIQIRKFVKGMAVIGVIIFLCVCVFTFIKTGDFLSSLLNGLTLAMSVLPEEIPVAFTTFMALGAWKLMRNGIIIKRSSIVETLGSVTVICTDKTGTITENTMHLKYLYDYKSDAVYEEDEFKSQKLNQLIDYAMWSSEPVPFDPMEITLHHIYEQTQITDERKAYHLVHEYPLEGKPPTMTHIFENDQKKRIIAAKGAPEATINVSTLTEEDKYKMLSVVKKFGQQGYRVLGVARARFDGNEFPEKQQDLRFDFLGLTIFYDPPKKEIKNVLKRIYEAGIKVKVITGDNADTTQAVALQAGIENTTSVINGSDISSASEERLMKISEETTLFTRMFPEAKLKVIMALKKRGEVVAMLGDGVNDGPALKAAHIGVAMGNKGTEIAKAAAALIIINDDLEKLVVGIAAGRRIYANIKKAVQYIISIHIPIILTVSLPLFLGWAFPAIFTPVHVIFLELIMGPTCSIVYENEPMEKNTMKKPPRQLTDTFLSWSELTVSIVQGLVITAGILWIYQYSVHLGNDETKTRTFVFSTLILANILLSLVNRSFYYSIFETLKNRNTLFAGITILVSLLFVVILYVPPVSTFFSVSSLTVQELGLALITAVVSVLWFEIYKLIKRALSN